In Anaerolineales bacterium, the following proteins share a genomic window:
- a CDS encoding DUF4147 domain-containing protein — protein sequence MDAARFATYSLTDSRILRILSAALNAVDPYRAVKNHLPQISGNVYGLAIGKAAVPMLAALADSIPLSGALAVSKHASSADLGLFPLFLGGHPIPDARSVIAGERVLSFVSSLKEDDTLVCLISGGGSALVTAPLIPLEELQSLTASLLASGATINEINTVRRQLDRIKGGGVARATKANIISLILSDVIGNPLEAIASGPTAPDPTTREDALAILKKYKLDERLLVSSLKSPITSTFPHVQNLIIGDNKLAAQAAYEQAQREGFDSEVLTNELQGEAREVGIMLANKLRDEATTRPRPFCLIAGGETTVTLRGNGKGGRNQELALAAVNELRDVKNVMLISLATDGEDGPTDAAGAVTTGESAERAKTLGLDAADSLSRNDAYSFFHALDDLIKTNPTGTNVNDLIFLFAL from the coding sequence ATGGACGCGGCTCGCTTCGCAACTTACAGCCTCACCGACTCTCGCATCCTGCGGATTTTATCCGCCGCGTTGAACGCGGTTGACCCGTATCGCGCGGTAAAGAATCATCTGCCGCAGATATCTGGCAATGTATACGGGTTGGCAATTGGAAAAGCCGCCGTCCCGATGCTGGCCGCCCTCGCGGATTCGATTCCACTTTCGGGCGCCCTCGCCGTTAGCAAGCACGCTTCCTCCGCCGATTTGGGCTTGTTCCCCCTTTTCCTCGGCGGACATCCCATCCCCGACGCGCGCTCGGTAATCGCAGGTGAACGTGTTTTGAGTTTCGTCTCTTCTTTAAAAGAAGATGACACGCTCGTCTGCTTGATCTCTGGCGGAGGCTCAGCGCTCGTGACCGCGCCGTTGATTCCGCTGGAGGAGTTGCAATCGCTCACCGCTTCCTTGCTGGCAAGTGGCGCGACCATCAACGAGATCAACACCGTTCGCCGCCAACTCGACCGAATCAAAGGCGGAGGTGTGGCGCGCGCGACGAAAGCGAACATCATCAGTTTGATTCTGTCCGATGTGATAGGCAACCCGTTGGAAGCGATTGCATCGGGACCAACCGCTCCCGACCCAACAACACGAGAGGACGCGCTGGCTATTTTGAAAAAATACAAACTCGACGAGCGTCTGCTAGTCTCCAGTCTCAAGTCTCCAATCACTTCTACTTTTCCCCATGTTCAAAACCTCATCATCGGCGACAACAAACTCGCCGCGCAAGCCGCGTACGAACAGGCTCAGCGCGAGGGATTCGATTCGGAAGTTTTGACAAACGAACTGCAAGGCGAAGCGCGCGAGGTTGGAATCATGTTGGCAAACAAACTACGCGATGAGGCGACCACGAGACCACGTCCGTTTTGTTTGATTGCAGGCGGAGAAACAACGGTTACTTTGAGAGGCAATGGCAAAGGCGGACGGAATCAGGAACTTGCTCTTGCTGCTGTAAATGAATTGCGAGATGTGAAAAATGTAATGTTGATCTCCCTCGCAACCGACGGCGAAGACGGTCCCACAGACGCGGCGGGCGCGGTGACGACGGGTGAATCGGCTGAAAGGGCGAAAACGCTGGGGTTGGACGCGGCAGACTCACTGTCGAGAAATGACGCGTATTCCTTCTTCCACGCATTGGACGATTTGATCAAAACGAATCCAACAGGCACGAACGTCAACGATTTGATATTCCTGTTTGCGTTGTGA
- a CDS encoding YifB family Mg chelatase-like AAA ATPase — protein sequence MLARVYSCAVVGLEGVIVEVEVDYSNGLPAVIIVGLPDAAVQESRERVQTAVKNAGLHFPRHRIVVNLSPASIRKEGPAYDLPIALGVIILSGHLPHDVIENTLVVGELSLDGVVRHTRGILPMAATARLNGYKRMFVPEADAPEAALIPDLEVYPVRTLADLYNHLAGRSLLQPYQPSSSDALEPLFTPTDFSEIKGQEHVKRALEVAAAGGHNVLMVGSPGAGKTLLARALPGILPEMSIEESLDVTRIFSVADQLPAGTPLIRHRPFRSPHHTISHAGLVGGGNIPKPGEISLAHRGVLFLDEFPEFGSRVLEVMRQPMEDKVVTISRAKGSLTFSANFQLIAAMNPCPCGWYLDSQKACTCAPAVVTKYQKRISGPMLDRIDIHIEVPRVDYEKLSGDRLGETSETIRQRVQAARNIQQNRFSNGKSDIICNADMRVGEIRQFCKLQDDGQSLMRAAMSQMNLSARAYHRILKLARTIADLAGSEEIQSAHLAEALQYRPKLMQGTM from the coding sequence ATGCTTGCACGCGTTTATTCATGCGCCGTGGTCGGACTTGAAGGCGTCATCGTCGAAGTCGAAGTGGATTATTCCAACGGCTTGCCTGCGGTCATCATCGTCGGCTTGCCCGACGCCGCCGTGCAAGAAAGCCGCGAGCGCGTGCAGACCGCCGTCAAAAACGCGGGCTTACATTTTCCCCGTCATCGCATCGTCGTCAATTTATCGCCCGCCTCGATTCGCAAAGAGGGACCCGCGTACGATCTACCCATCGCCCTCGGCGTGATCATTTTGTCGGGTCATCTGCCGCACGATGTGATCGAGAACACGCTCGTCGTCGGTGAACTCTCGCTCGATGGAGTCGTGCGTCATACGCGCGGTATTTTGCCGATGGCAGCGACCGCCCGCCTCAACGGATACAAGCGGATGTTCGTCCCCGAAGCGGACGCGCCCGAAGCGGCTTTGATTCCCGACCTCGAAGTGTATCCCGTGCGGACGCTTGCGGATCTTTACAACCATTTGGCTGGTCGCAGTTTACTTCAGCCTTATCAACCCTCGAGCAGTGACGCGCTCGAGCCGCTCTTCACGCCGACAGATTTTTCAGAGATCAAAGGACAGGAACACGTCAAGCGCGCGCTTGAAGTTGCCGCGGCTGGCGGGCATAATGTATTGATGGTGGGAAGCCCAGGCGCGGGAAAAACTTTACTTGCGCGCGCCTTGCCTGGCATCCTGCCTGAAATGTCCATCGAAGAATCGTTGGATGTGACGAGAATATTTTCCGTCGCAGACCAACTCCCCGCAGGGACTCCGCTCATCAGGCATCGTCCGTTTCGTTCGCCGCATCATACAATTTCACATGCAGGTTTGGTCGGCGGCGGCAACATCCCCAAGCCTGGAGAAATATCGCTTGCTCACAGGGGCGTTTTGTTTTTAGACGAGTTCCCCGAATTCGGTTCACGCGTCCTTGAAGTGATGCGCCAGCCGATGGAAGATAAAGTCGTCACCATCAGCCGCGCCAAAGGCTCGCTCACCTTTTCCGCCAACTTCCAATTGATCGCCGCGATGAATCCCTGCCCTTGTGGCTGGTATCTCGATTCACAAAAAGCCTGTACGTGTGCGCCCGCTGTCGTTACCAAATACCAGAAACGGATCTCGGGTCCAATGTTGGACCGCATTGACATCCATATCGAAGTCCCACGTGTGGATTATGAAAAGTTGAGCGGAGACAGGCTGGGCGAGACGAGCGAAACGATTCGTCAGCGTGTGCAAGCCGCGCGGAATATTCAACAAAATCGATTCTCAAACGGCAAGTCGGACATCATCTGCAATGCCGACATGCGCGTGGGGGAGATTCGTCAGTTCTGCAAATTGCAGGACGACGGTCAGAGCCTGATGCGCGCGGCGATGAGTCAGATGAACCTGTCCGCGCGGGCGTATCATCGCATCCTCAAACTGGCGCGCACCATCGCAGATTTAGCAGGGAGCGAAGAGATTCAGTCCGCACATTTGGCGGAGGCGCTGCAGTATCGTCCGAAGTTGATGCAAGGAACGATGTGA